CAACCAGATCCGTGCCCAGATCGAGGATACCTCCTCCGATTACGATCGCGAGAAGCTGCAGGAGCGCGTCGCCAAGCTGGCCGGCGGTGTTGCCGTGATCCGCGTCGGTGCCGCCACCGAAGTGGAAATGAAGGAGAAGAAGGCACGCGTCGAAGACGCCCTGCACTCCACTCGCGCCGCCGTCGAAGAGGGCGTGGTACCTGGTGGCGGTACTGCCCTGGTACGTGTCCTGACCAAGATCAAGGAGCTCAAGGGCGATAACGAAGACCAGACCCACGGTATCGCCATCGCGCTGCGCGCCATGGAAGCACCGCTGCGTCAGATCGTGACCAACGCCGGTCAGGAAGCGTCCGTGATCCTCAACAAGGTCAAGGATGGCGAAGGCAACTTCGGCTACAACGCTCAGACCGGCGAATATGGCGACATGTTCGAGATGGGCGTTCTCGACCCGGCCAAGGTGACTCGCAGCGCGCTGCAGTCCGCCGGCTCAGTGGCGGGTCTGATGATCACCACCGAAGCCATGATCGCCGACGACCCGGAAGAGAAGGAAGCCGGTGGCGGTATGCCTGACATGGGCGGCATGGGTGGCATGGGTGGCATGATGTAACACGCCCTTCCAATGGTCTGACACCTTTGAGCAGGCCGACCGGAAGCACCACCCCGCCAGCACATGCTGGCGGGGTTTTTCGTTTGCGGTACACTCACGACCCAACCTACATACCGGCTCGATAGTGAACATGCTCGCCAATATCCGCATCGTCCTCGTCCAAACCTTTCATCCCGGCAATATCGGCCAGGCAGCCCGCGCCATGAAAACCATGGGACTGAGCGAACTGGTGCTGGTCAATCCTCGCTGCTTTCCCGATCAGGAAGCCACTCGCCTGGCGGCCGGAGCCGAGGACATCGTCGATGCCGCACGCGTGGTGGGAAGCCTCGAGGAGGCGGTGAGCGATTGTGTGCAGGTGGTCGGTGCCAGTGCTCGGTTACGCAGCCTACCACTGCCGCATTATGACGAGCCACACGAGATGGCCCAGGCAGTGGTGAGCCACGCCAGCGCGGGGCCAGTAGCGCTGGTATTCGGTCGCGAGCGCTCGGGCCTGACCAATGACGAGATTGGCCATTGCACCCATCAGGTGAGCATTCCCGCCAACCCCGAATATGGCATTCTCAATCTCTCCCAGGCGGTCCAGGTGCTCGCCTACGAGGTGTTCCGTGCCTGGCGCGAGACGCCACAGAGCAATTATGCCTATCAGCGTCCGAGCGAAGAGCTACCGCCGACTCGTGAACAGATGCAGCACTTCCACGAGCACCTCTCGCGGGTCATGCAGGCCAGTGGTTTTCTGACCCAACCCCATGCCCGCACCGAGGCACAGCTCCAGGCGCTATTCGCCCGCGCGCAGCCAAGCCGTAAGGAGCTTTCACTACTGCGTGGTTTTCTCGGCTCGCTGGAGGCAAGTGGCAAGAAGTCGCTGGAGTAACACCACCCAAGCGACTCAGCCACGCTTGCGATTGCGCTTCAAAGTATCATCGTCGCTAGCCAGCCGAAGCCGATCAACGGAATGTTATAGTGCAGGAAGGTCGGCACCACACTATCCCAGATGTGGTCATGCTGACGATCCACATTGAGCCCCGAGGTGGGCCCAAGCGTGGAGTCCGAGGCCGGCGAGCCGGCATCGCCAAGCGCCGCCGCCGTACCGATCAGCGCTACCGTGGCCAGCGACGAGAAGCCGAACTGCACCGCCAGCGGCACGAAGATCGCGGCAATGATCGGAATCGTCGAGAACGACGAACCGATCCCCAGCGTGATGAACAACCCCACCAGCAGCATCGTCAGCGCCGCCAGACCACGATTGTCGCCGATGAGCGCAAAGGCTCCCTCGACCAGCTGCTCGATCTCGCCGGTGGCGTTCATCACCGCCGCAAAGCCGGAGGCGGAGATCATGATGAAGCCGATCAGGGCCATCATGCGCATGCCGCTGGTGAACAGATCATCGGCTTCGCGCCACTTGAAGATCCCGCCAACCGAGAGCAGTGCGAAACCGACCAGTCCGCCCAGCACCATCGAACCGCTGTAGAGCTGTATGCCCAGGGCGGCAACGATCGCCGCCACTGCCATGATCAGGCTGACA
This DNA window, taken from Halomonas sp. TA22, encodes the following:
- a CDS encoding RNA methyltransferase, with amino-acid sequence MLANIRIVLVQTFHPGNIGQAARAMKTMGLSELVLVNPRCFPDQEATRLAAGAEDIVDAARVVGSLEEAVSDCVQVVGASARLRSLPLPHYDEPHEMAQAVVSHASAGPVALVFGRERSGLTNDEIGHCTHQVSIPANPEYGILNLSQAVQVLAYEVFRAWRETPQSNYAYQRPSEELPPTREQMQHFHEHLSRVMQASGFLTQPHARTEAQLQALFARAQPSRKELSLLRGFLGSLEASGKKSLE